A single window of Aspergillus flavus chromosome 4, complete sequence DNA harbors:
- a CDS encoding putative actin monomer binding protein, whose protein sequence is MQSGISVSSELHDAFNNFASDSSIFCLPVNITAESLTPLSPIPFSSPGAFYPSLSQLSSVLQPKTPIYLLLRRPESGSSSLVALTYIPSNAPVRAKTLFASTRATLVRELGSEKFASTVFATEEDEVVGQEAWKERDAEKNDSSKSRSQREELMGEKERELEAVRRAEDEARSGTPGRDIGIGGSFARRNGGIGAPSSLQYKMPVDDEAKNALASLQPGDLVQLAIDIPKETFVLAGVENGTVPSSVESHISSSSPRYTFYHYPDTDVVIFVYTCPSGSSIKERMLYASSRMYALQLAEDQGLKISKKIEASSPDEITGDRLQEEVSPPQNDGLNRGFARPRRPGR, encoded by the exons ATGCAGTCAGGAATTTCGG TCTCCTCGGAGCTACATGATGCCTTCAATAACTTCGCCTCGGACTCATCAATCTTCTGCCTCCCGGTGAATATCACCGCTGAGAGTCTGACTCCCCTTTCGCCAAtccccttctcctctccggGTGCCTTCtacccctctctctcccagcTCTCCTCCGTCCTTCAGCCGAAAACCCCCAtctaccttcttcttcgtcgtccggAGTCGGGGTCTTCGTCTCTCGTTGCCTTGACCTACATCCCCTCCAATGCTCCGGTGCGCGCCAAGACTCTTTTCGCCTCTACCCGTGCGACGCTGGTTAGGGAACTAGGCAGCGAGAAGTTTGCCTCGACTGTCTTCGCGactgaagaggatgaagttgTGGGCCAGGAGGCATGGAAGGAGAGAGATGCCGAGAAGAACGACTCTAGCAAGAGCCGTTCTCAGCGCGAGGAGCTGATGGGTGAGAAAGAGCGGGAGTTGGAAGCCGTCCGGAGAGCCGAGGATGAGGCGAGAAGTGGCACCCCCGGTAGGGACATCGGAATCGGGGGTTCCTTTGCTAGAAGAAATGGTGGCATCGGAGCACCATCCAGCTTGCAGTACAAGATGCCTGTGGATGACGAGGCGAAGAATGCTTTGGCAAGTCTGCAGCCGGGTGACTTGGTGCAGCTG GCCATTGATATTCCAAAGGAGACATTCGTCCTTGCTGGGGTAGAGAACGGGACTGTTCCTAGCTCCGTCGAGTCGCAcatctcctcatcttccccaCGTTATACATTTTATCATTATCCCGACACTGACGTGGTAATCTTCGTCTATACTTGCCCGTCAGGTTCGTCGATCAAGGAACGTATGCTATATGCTAGTTCCCGGATGTACGCCCTCCAACTGGCCGAGGACCAAGGCCTGAAGATTTCTAAGAAG ATCGAAGCATCTTCGCCAGACGAGATCACAGGCGACAGGCTGCAGGAGGAAGTGAGCCCGCCACAAAACGACGGACTCAACCGTGGATTCGCAAGACCGAGAAGACCCGGCAGGTAG
- a CDS encoding PHF5-like protein codes for MSRHHPDLVMCRKQPGISIGRLCDKCDGKCPVCDSYVRPTTLVRICDECSFGNYQNKCIVCGGEGISDAFYCFECTRLEKDRDGCPKIINLGSSRTDLFYQKKSFRNH; via the coding sequence ATGTCTCGCCATCACCCCGATCTCGTTATGTGCCGCAAGCAGCCGGGAATCTCTATCGGTCGACTGTGCGACAAGTGCGACGGTAAATGCCCCGTGTGCGATTCCTACGTGCGCCCCACGACTCTCGTTCGGATCTGCGATGAGTGCTCTTTCGGCAACTACCAGAACAAGTGTATCGTTTGCGGTGGCGAGGGAATCAGTGATGCTTTCTACTGCTTTGAATGTACGCGATTAGAGAAGGATCGAGACGGTTGTCCGAAGATTATAAACCTGGGAAGTTCGAGGACGGACTTATTttaccaaaagaaaagttttCGAAATCATTGA